Proteins encoded within one genomic window of Nilaparvata lugens isolate BPH chromosome 11, ASM1435652v1, whole genome shotgun sequence:
- the LOC120353556 gene encoding uncharacterized protein LOC120353556, which produces MDGDFYDGSVMNPDDIVLQLAGMGTHVHTNEHAGLASGEEVVFNGTFILSEDNNSVTLVYDDLDAIPLFQGYPTALLRFASLCCLLFMMVGIPGNLITIIALFRCKKVGCLLIFTNNFHI; this is translated from the coding sequence ATGGACGGTGACTTCTACGACGGATCCGTGATGAACCCGGACGACATCGTGCTGCAACTGGCCGGCATGGGCACGCACGTGCACACGAACGAGCACGCAGGCCTTGCAAGTGGTGAGGAGGTGGTGTTCAACGGCACGTTCATCCTCAGCGAAGACAACAACTCGGTGACACTTGTCTACGACGACCTTGACGCAATCCCGCTCTTCCAGGGCTACCCGACTGCGTTGCTACGCTTTGCCTCCCTCTGCTGTCTGCTATTCATGATGGTCGGCATACCCGGCAACCTCATCACCATCATTGCGTTGTTCCGATGCAAAAAGGTAGGCTGTCTACTCATTTTCACCAATAACTTTCACATTTAG